In Phacochoerus africanus isolate WHEZ1 chromosome 14, ROS_Pafr_v1, whole genome shotgun sequence, one genomic interval encodes:
- the SOX9 gene encoding transcription factor SOX-9, giving the protein MNLLDPFMKMTDEQEKGLSGAPSPTMSEDSAGSPCPSGSGSDTENTRPQENTFPKGEPDLKKESEEDKFPVCIREAVSQVLKGYDWTLVPMPVRVNGSSKNKPHVKRPMNAFMVWAQAARRKLADQYPHLHNAELSKTLGKLWRLLNESEKRPFVEEAERLRVQHKKDHPDYKYQPRRRKSVKNGQAEAEEATEQTHISPNAIFKALQADSPHSSSGMSEVHSPGEHSGQSQGPPTPPTTPKTDVQPGKADLKREGRPLPEGGRQPPIDFRDVDIGELSSDVISNIETFDVNEFDQYLPPNGHPGVPATHGQVTYTGSYGISSTAATPAGAGHVWMSKQQAPPPPPPPPQQPPPAPPAPQAPPQQPQAPPQQPQAPPQQPQAHTLTTLSSEPGQSQRTHIKTEQLSPSHYSEQQQHSPQQIAYSPFNLPHYSPSYPPITRSQYDYTDHQNSGSYYSHAAGQGSGLYSTFTYMNPAQRPMYTPIADTSGVPSIPQTHSPQHWEQPVYTQLTRP; this is encoded by the exons ATGAATCTCCTGGACCCCTTCATGAAGATGACCGACGAGCAGGAGAAGGGCCTGTCCggcgcccccagccccaccatgTCCGAGGACTCGGCGGGCTCGCCCTGCCCTTCAGGCTCCGGCTCGGACACAGAGAACACGCGGCCCCAGGAGAACACGTTCCCCAAGGGCGAGCCGGACCTGAAGAAGGAGAGCGAAGAGGACAAGTTCCCCGTGTGCATCCGCGAAGCCGTCAGCCAGGTGCTCAAGGGCTACGACTGGACGCTGGTACCCATGCCGGTGCGCGTCAACGGTTCGAGCAAGAATAAGCCGCACGTCAAGCGGCCCATGAACGCCTTCATGGTGTGGGCGCAGGCGGCGCGCAGGAAGCTGGCGGATCAGTACCCGCACCTGCACAACGCGGAGCTCAGCAAGACTCTGGGCAAACTCTGGAG ACTGCTGAATGAGAGCGAGAAGCGGCCCTTCGTGGAGGAGGCGGAGCGGCTGCGCGTGCAGCACAAGAAGGACCACCCGGATTACAAGTACCAGCCGCGGCGGAGAAAGTCGGTGAAGAACGGCCAGGCGGAGGCCGAGGAGGCCACGGAGCAGACGCACATCTCTCCCAACGCCATCTTCAAGGCGCTGCAGGCCGACTCGCCGCACTCCTCCTCGGGCATGAGCGAGGTGCACTCTCCCGGCGAGCACTCGG GGCAATCCCAGGGTCCACCAACgccacccaccacccccaaaaCCGACGTGCAGCCAGGCAAGGCTGACCTGAAGCGAGAGGGGCGCCCCCTGCCAGAGGGGGGCAGACAGCCCCCCATCGACTTCCGCGACGTGGACATCGGCGAGCTGAGCAGCGACGTCATCTCCAACATCGAGACCTTCGACGTCAACGAGTTCGACCAGTACCTGCCGCCCAATGGCCACCCGGGGGTGCCGGCCACGCACGGCCAAGTCACCTACACGGGTAGCTACGGCATCAGCAGCACCGCGGCGACCCCGGCGGGCGCGGGCCACGTGTGGATGTCCAAGCAGCAggcgcctccgccgccgccgccgcccccgcagcagccgccgcccgccccgccggccccgcAGGCGCCCCCGCAGCAGCCGCAGGCGCCTCCGCAGCAGCCGCAGGCGCCCCCGCAGCAGCCGCAGGCGCACACGCTGACCACGCTGAGCAGCGAGCCGGGCCAGTCCCAGCGAACGCACATCAAGACGGAGCAGCTGAGTCCCAGCCACTACAGCGAGCAGCAGCAGCACTCGCCGCAGCAGATCGCCTACAGCCCCTTCAACCTCCCGCACTACAGCCCCTCGTACCCGCCCATCACCCGCTCGCAGTACGACTACACAGACCACCAGAACTCCGGCTCCTACTACAGCCACGCGGCGGGCCAGGGCTCGGGCCTCTACTCCACCTTCACCTACATGAACCCGGCGCAGCGGCCCATGTACACCCCCATCGCCGACACCTCCGGGGTCCCTTCCATCCCGCAGACCCACAGCCCCCAGCACTGGGAACAGCCCGTCTACACACAGCTCACCAGACCTTGA